The Arthrobacter russicus genome has a segment encoding these proteins:
- the tmk gene encoding dTMP kinase, with protein MSTLPAAADTPDSPGSVPRGLFIAFEGGDGAGKSTQAKLLAAALEASGRAVLLTREPGGTPIGEKLRSLVLEHGQGEIDARTEALIFAAARAAHAAQVIRPALAAGTTVITDRYVDSSVAYQGAGRELGEDRVRELNEWATAGLHPDVTVLLDVAPQEARERRADNAPDRLESEPDRFHQRIRQAFLALAQARPEHYLVLNARLDVATLHASVLARVGELP; from the coding sequence GTGAGCACACTTCCGGCGGCAGCCGATACTCCCGACTCGCCCGGCAGCGTTCCGCGCGGACTCTTCATCGCGTTCGAAGGCGGCGACGGCGCCGGCAAATCGACCCAGGCGAAATTGCTCGCCGCCGCACTGGAAGCCAGCGGCCGCGCGGTGTTGCTGACCCGGGAGCCCGGTGGTACCCCGATCGGCGAAAAACTCCGTTCCTTGGTCCTGGAGCACGGCCAGGGCGAGATCGACGCCCGGACCGAAGCCTTGATCTTCGCGGCCGCACGCGCTGCGCACGCCGCCCAAGTGATCCGTCCAGCGCTGGCGGCCGGGACCACGGTGATCACCGACCGATACGTCGACTCCTCGGTCGCCTACCAGGGAGCCGGCCGGGAGCTCGGCGAGGACCGGGTGCGCGAACTCAACGAATGGGCCACGGCCGGCTTGCATCCCGATGTCACGGTATTGCTCGACGTGGCACCGCAGGAAGCCAGGGAACGCCGAGCGGACAATGCCCCGGACCGCCTGGAGTCCGAACCCGACCGTTTCCACCAAAGGATCCGGCAGGCTTTCCTGGCCCTCGCCCAGGCCCGCCCGGAACACTATCTGGTACTGAACGCCAGGCTGGACGTGGCGACGCTGCACGCTTCGGTGCTGGCCCGAGTGGGCGAGTTGCCATGA
- the phoU gene encoding phosphate signaling complex protein PhoU, whose protein sequence is MRKVFQAELHQVGEELIEISALVTEAIEKANQAFTGADVELAQEVIAADARIDFLQNDLDERAIDILALQGPVASDLRMIVGSLRMSASLERMGDLARHVAQLARLRFPEKVIPASLTATFDEMAALDIKISKQVGELLETRNLDLVNEVASANARIDELHSSVFKAIATPEWQETPATTVDVTLASRYFERFGDHGVSVARKVSYLVTGQWQPEAHA, encoded by the coding sequence GTGCGCAAAGTATTCCAGGCTGAGCTACACCAGGTCGGTGAAGAGCTCATCGAAATTTCGGCGCTGGTCACCGAGGCCATCGAAAAGGCCAACCAGGCCTTCACCGGAGCCGATGTCGAGCTGGCCCAAGAGGTCATCGCCGCCGACGCCCGAATCGATTTCCTGCAGAACGATCTCGACGAACGCGCAATCGACATCCTGGCACTCCAAGGCCCGGTCGCCTCGGATCTGCGGATGATCGTGGGATCCTTGCGAATGAGCGCTTCGTTGGAGCGGATGGGCGATCTGGCCCGGCATGTGGCGCAATTGGCGCGCTTGCGTTTCCCGGAGAAAGTCATTCCCGCATCGCTGACCGCGACGTTCGACGAAATGGCCGCCTTGGACATCAAGATCTCCAAGCAGGTGGGCGAATTGCTGGAAACCCGGAACCTCGATCTGGTCAACGAGGTCGCCTCCGCGAACGCCCGGATCGACGAATTGCACAGCAGTGTCTTCAAGGCGATCGCAACCCCGGAATGGCAGGAAACTCCGGCCACCACGGTCGACGTGACCCTGGCCAGCCGTTACTTCGAGCGGTTCGGCGACCACGGAGTCTCGGTGGCCCGAAAGGTTTCCTACCTGGTCACCGGCCAGTGGCAGCCCGAGGCACACGCCTAA
- a CDS encoding trans-sulfuration enzyme family protein, translating into MSSPEAPPPPADRLAGAPLAPDTLVVSAGRPARRHDAPVNPPIVVSSTFHGSGQVVDGDRAYGRYSNPSWDPFEEALAGLEGSELPGLLYASGLAAASAALSLVPHGGVVVIPRHAYQGVLVMAAELAAAGRFELRYVDVAETDQVIAALAGADLLWLESPTNPLLEIADLPTLVRAAKQLNPAALVIVDNTFATPLLQRPLEHGADVVLHSVTKYLAGHSDVVLGALVTPDPDLRERLLHHRSIHGGIAGPFEAWLALRGLRTLAVRIERSQATAGLLAQRLSEHPAVRSVRYPGLAADPGHARAAAQMGGFGSVLGFEPVGGAAAADALVERLRLWTPATSLGGVESLIERRRRHANEPETVPEALLRLSVGIENAEDLWTDLRQSLANSQTR; encoded by the coding sequence GTGAGTTCACCGGAAGCCCCGCCCCCGCCCGCAGACCGGCTTGCCGGGGCCCCGCTCGCGCCGGACACCCTCGTGGTTTCCGCTGGCCGGCCGGCTCGCCGGCACGATGCCCCGGTCAATCCGCCGATCGTGGTTTCCTCGACTTTCCACGGTTCCGGCCAGGTGGTCGACGGGGATCGGGCATACGGGCGCTATTCGAACCCCAGCTGGGACCCCTTCGAAGAAGCCCTGGCCGGGCTTGAAGGCTCCGAATTGCCCGGGTTGCTCTATGCTTCCGGCCTGGCCGCGGCGTCGGCGGCCTTGAGCCTGGTGCCGCACGGCGGAGTGGTGGTCATCCCGCGGCACGCATACCAGGGCGTCTTGGTGATGGCCGCGGAGTTGGCCGCGGCCGGCCGGTTCGAGCTGCGCTATGTCGATGTCGCGGAGACCGATCAGGTGATCGCCGCATTGGCCGGCGCGGATCTGCTCTGGCTGGAAAGCCCTACCAATCCGTTGCTCGAAATCGCCGACCTCCCGACGCTGGTCCGGGCTGCCAAGCAACTCAACCCGGCCGCGCTGGTGATCGTGGACAACACTTTCGCCACTCCGCTGCTGCAACGGCCCCTGGAGCACGGTGCCGACGTCGTACTGCATTCGGTGACCAAATACTTGGCCGGGCATTCGGATGTCGTCCTGGGCGCTTTGGTGACGCCGGACCCCGATTTGCGGGAGCGGCTGCTGCATCACCGTTCCATCCACGGCGGGATCGCGGGCCCGTTCGAAGCCTGGCTGGCACTGCGCGGCTTGCGCACTTTGGCGGTGCGGATCGAGCGCTCGCAGGCGACCGCGGGTTTGCTCGCCCAACGGCTCAGCGAACATCCGGCCGTCCGGTCGGTGCGTTATCCGGGCCTGGCCGCAGACCCCGGGCATGCCCGGGCCGCAGCGCAGATGGGCGGGTTCGGCTCGGTGCTCGGCTTCGAGCCGGTCGGCGGGGCCGCGGCTGCGGATGCTCTGGTCGAGCGGCTCCGGCTATGGACTCCGGCCACCTCGTTGGGCGGGGTGGAATCGCTCATCGAGCGGCGGCGCCGGCACGCGAACGAGCCGGAAACCGTGCCGGAAGCTTTGCTACGGCTCAGCGTGGGCATTGAAAATGCCGAGGATCTGTGGACTGATCTGCGGCAATCCCTGGCGAACTCGCAAACCCGATAA
- a CDS encoding class I SAM-dependent methyltransferase — translation MRTTTARTAAKPLGNVTRGTTNPNRLRRVDRWIAGPQAWRLRTAAEPLVVDLGYGATPTTAVELYRRLAKVHPGVELAGIEIEPERVARGLEMATGKLHFLLGGFEIPTARRPVIVRAFNVLRQYEAADVPGIWATICARLTESGLLVEGTCDEIGRRASWVAVAKSGPVSLTVSQRFGSFDRPSDVAERLPKALIHRNVPGERVHRFLAGLDQAWLDHAALASFGPRQRWVAACRSLKADGWPVLDGVDRWRLGELTVAWSAVSPD, via the coding sequence ATGCGGACGACGACGGCCAGGACTGCCGCCAAACCGCTGGGGAATGTGACCCGAGGCACCACCAACCCGAACCGGCTGCGCCGGGTGGACCGCTGGATCGCCGGACCGCAGGCTTGGCGGCTGCGCACTGCGGCAGAGCCGCTCGTGGTGGACCTCGGCTACGGCGCCACCCCCACGACCGCCGTCGAACTCTACCGGCGGCTGGCCAAAGTCCACCCCGGAGTGGAATTGGCGGGCATCGAGATCGAACCCGAGCGGGTCGCCCGCGGACTCGAGATGGCCACCGGAAAACTGCATTTCCTGCTCGGCGGATTCGAAATTCCGACCGCGCGGCGACCGGTGATCGTGCGCGCCTTCAATGTACTCCGGCAATACGAAGCAGCGGATGTGCCTGGCATTTGGGCCACGATCTGCGCGCGGTTGACCGAATCAGGGCTTTTGGTCGAGGGGACCTGCGACGAAATCGGCCGCCGGGCCAGTTGGGTCGCCGTGGCGAAATCCGGGCCGGTATCGCTGACCGTTTCGCAACGGTTCGGCAGTTTCGACCGGCCCTCCGACGTGGCGGAACGGCTGCCCAAGGCTTTGATCCATCGGAATGTGCCCGGCGAAAGAGTCCACCGCTTCCTGGCCGGATTGGACCAGGCCTGGTTGGATCACGCCGCTTTGGCGAGCTTCGGCCCCCGGCAGCGCTGGGTCGCGGCCTGCCGCTCGCTCAAAGCCGACGGCTGGCCGGTGCTCGACGGCGTGGACCGCTGGCGGTTGGGCGAGCTGACCGTCGCCTGGTCCGCGGTGTCGCCGGATTGA
- a CDS encoding phosphoglyceromutase codes for MTYTLILLRHGHSEWNAKNLFTGWVDVDLNDQGRAEAVQAGQLLVENDLLPDVLYTSRQKRAINTANLALAAADRGWIDVKRSWRLNERHYGALQGKDKAQTLAEFGEAQFMEWRRSYDVPPPPLPDDSEFSQVGDPRYADLGDAIPRTECLKDVLERLLPYWESEITADLREGKTVLVTAHGNSLRSLVKHLDGISDADIAALNIPTGIPLVYELNDDFTPVAPGGRYLDPDAAAAAIQAVANQGKK; via the coding sequence ATGACTTATACGCTGATCTTGCTGCGCCACGGCCACAGTGAATGGAATGCGAAAAACCTTTTCACCGGCTGGGTCGATGTCGATTTGAACGACCAGGGCCGGGCCGAGGCGGTGCAAGCCGGGCAACTGCTGGTGGAAAACGACTTGCTGCCGGACGTCCTCTACACCTCGCGGCAGAAGCGCGCGATCAACACCGCGAACCTGGCCCTGGCTGCCGCCGATCGCGGTTGGATCGACGTCAAGCGCTCCTGGCGGCTCAATGAGCGCCACTACGGCGCTTTGCAGGGCAAAGACAAGGCGCAGACGCTCGCCGAGTTCGGCGAAGCCCAATTCATGGAGTGGCGGCGCAGCTATGACGTACCGCCGCCGCCGCTGCCGGACGACTCCGAGTTCTCCCAGGTGGGCGATCCGCGGTACGCCGACCTCGGCGACGCGATTCCGCGGACCGAATGCCTCAAGGACGTTCTGGAGCGGCTGCTGCCGTACTGGGAATCTGAGATCACCGCGGATTTGCGGGAGGGCAAAACCGTCTTGGTCACCGCGCACGGCAATTCGCTGCGCTCGTTGGTGAAGCACCTGGACGGCATTTCGGATGCCGACATCGCGGCGCTGAACATCCCGACCGGAATCCCGCTGGTCTACGAATTGAACGACGATTTCACGCCGGTCGCCCCCGGCGGCCGGTACCTGGATCCGGACGCTGCCGCAGCCGCCATCCAGGCCGTGGCGAACCAAGGCAAAAAGTAG
- a CDS encoding S1 family peptidase, with product MSKSITKNTLRACLGGVAVAGLLATTVAGVANAATPAADQQPQTATEAAVQYLESTGLSSKDAADRVAKQPALSAAAQRLDAVLGSAGGGAFIDQASGELAVGVTDPAMVPAARINGAGKVLVVNRSAAQLEQVRSALTPLLGEVAGASWGIDPSRNAVVVDLPAAAPVPAAVDQALGRYGSAVTLTRSEGTAMTTAGAVDAYGGQEYGLPVEGRPGYWQVCSLGFAAVDSAGNSFDVTAGHCTTKLGAKPTLRPIEAKGTTILGTYEKSNFPGNDYGLIRTDTANVTLQAQVDRQNGSYVNVTGSTETAIGGTACKSGRTTKWTCGTIQAKNQTVNYTRADGTGTDRVTGLTKYNACVEGGDSGGAIITGTQAQGLTSGGQGYSQGPNKPTVCGDKVGQPNVAYFQPVNPALSAYGLTLVTK from the coding sequence GTGAGCAAAAGCATCACCAAAAACACGCTGCGAGCGTGTTTGGGCGGCGTGGCAGTAGCCGGTCTGCTGGCAACTACGGTTGCCGGTGTGGCCAACGCGGCAACCCCTGCCGCGGATCAGCAGCCGCAGACCGCGACCGAAGCCGCAGTGCAATACCTCGAATCCACCGGGCTGAGCAGCAAAGACGCTGCCGACCGGGTGGCGAAGCAACCGGCGCTCTCCGCCGCGGCCCAACGGCTGGATGCGGTCTTGGGCTCGGCCGGCGGCGGCGCTTTCATCGATCAGGCCAGCGGCGAACTGGCCGTCGGCGTCACCGACCCGGCAATGGTGCCGGCGGCCAGGATCAACGGCGCCGGCAAAGTGCTCGTGGTCAACCGTTCGGCGGCGCAACTGGAACAGGTCCGCAGCGCGCTGACCCCGCTTCTGGGCGAAGTCGCCGGGGCCAGCTGGGGCATCGACCCGAGCCGCAACGCCGTCGTGGTCGACCTGCCGGCGGCAGCGCCGGTCCCGGCGGCCGTGGACCAAGCGCTGGGCCGCTACGGCAGCGCCGTGACGCTGACCCGGAGCGAAGGCACTGCGATGACCACGGCCGGCGCGGTCGACGCCTACGGCGGCCAGGAATACGGCCTGCCGGTCGAAGGCCGTCCGGGTTACTGGCAAGTCTGCTCGCTGGGTTTCGCCGCCGTGGACTCCGCCGGGAATTCGTTCGATGTCACGGCGGGGCACTGCACCACGAAGCTCGGCGCCAAACCCACGCTCCGGCCGATCGAGGCAAAGGGCACCACGATCCTGGGGACCTACGAGAAGTCCAACTTCCCGGGCAACGACTACGGCCTGATCCGCACCGACACCGCCAACGTGACGCTGCAGGCCCAGGTGGACCGCCAGAACGGCAGCTACGTCAACGTCACGGGCTCCACGGAAACCGCGATCGGCGGCACGGCGTGCAAGTCCGGCCGGACCACCAAATGGACTTGCGGCACCATCCAGGCCAAAAACCAGACGGTGAACTACACCAGGGCCGACGGCACCGGTACCGACCGGGTCACCGGCCTGACCAAGTACAACGCCTGCGTCGAAGGCGGCGACTCCGGTGGCGCGATCATCACCGGGACGCAGGCCCAGGGGCTGACCTCCGGCGGGCAGGGATACTCGCAGGGGCCGAATAAACCGACAGTCTGCGGCGACAAAGTGGGCCAGCCCAATGTCGCCTACTTCCAGCCGGTGAACCCCGCGTTGAGCGCATACGGCTTGACCCTGGTCACCAAATAA
- a CDS encoding alpha/beta hydrolase has product MKNVRTHRPGARKPALRAAVAVLAGLFTLTACTPVFPGSAPEPQDPSVAADAPENLKEFYTQQLSWSDCEKSMQCTKVKVPMDYANPQSQTIELAVVRLPATGQKQGSVVVNPGGPGGSGYDMVAQSNSLFSKKLRSAYDMIGFDPRGVKRSAPVTCISDAEQDRERQTDYDLDTDAGLAAYEAQSKADAAQCAQNTGPVLGFVDTISSAKDLDVLRAVLNSPKLDYLGYSYGTKLGANYAQLFPDKVGKFVLDGALDPTLTIETLGLGQAKAFEAAILAWASNCVKSSGCPVRGTPEQAVQQIRDLNASYDATPQKTSDGRLLTGSGFSSALSLAMYSTDLWPVLQSRLGQAFSGDPNGMMELADYAADRDPNSGKYTSNTAFAFTAINCLDYQMNSDLAAMRADSQALQAASPTFGKYLGYSAATCKNWPYTSSVQPKPISAEGAGPIVVIGTTRDPATPYAWAQALRQQLASGVLVTWNGDGHTAYGRSNACVQNAVDDYFVDGKTPSDGLTC; this is encoded by the coding sequence ATGAAGAACGTCCGCACGCATCGTCCGGGAGCCAGGAAGCCCGCCTTGCGCGCCGCTGTCGCGGTTCTGGCCGGTCTGTTCACGCTGACCGCATGCACCCCGGTCTTCCCTGGGTCGGCACCGGAACCGCAGGACCCCTCGGTTGCCGCAGACGCTCCGGAAAACCTCAAGGAGTTCTACACCCAGCAATTGAGTTGGTCGGACTGCGAAAAGTCGATGCAGTGCACCAAGGTCAAGGTCCCGATGGACTACGCCAACCCGCAGTCCCAGACGATCGAACTGGCCGTGGTGAGACTTCCGGCCACCGGGCAGAAGCAGGGATCCGTGGTGGTCAACCCCGGCGGCCCGGGCGGCTCCGGTTACGACATGGTGGCGCAGAGCAACAGCCTGTTCTCCAAAAAACTGCGCAGCGCCTACGACATGATCGGTTTCGATCCGCGCGGCGTGAAGCGCTCGGCTCCGGTGACCTGCATCAGCGACGCCGAACAGGACCGGGAGCGGCAGACCGACTACGACCTGGACACCGACGCCGGCCTGGCCGCCTATGAGGCGCAGAGCAAGGCCGATGCCGCCCAGTGCGCCCAGAACACCGGTCCGGTGCTCGGCTTCGTCGACACGATTTCCTCCGCGAAAGACCTGGACGTGCTCCGTGCGGTGCTCAATTCGCCGAAGTTGGATTACCTGGGATACTCCTACGGGACCAAACTCGGCGCGAATTACGCGCAACTGTTCCCGGACAAGGTGGGCAAATTCGTGCTCGACGGCGCCTTGGACCCGACGCTGACCATCGAGACCCTGGGCTTGGGCCAGGCGAAAGCCTTCGAAGCCGCGATCCTGGCCTGGGCCAGCAACTGCGTCAAGAGCAGCGGTTGTCCGGTACGCGGGACGCCGGAACAAGCCGTCCAGCAGATCCGTGATTTGAATGCCAGCTATGACGCGACACCGCAGAAGACCAGCGACGGCCGGCTGCTGACCGGCTCCGGGTTCAGCTCCGCCCTGTCCTTGGCCATGTATTCCACCGACCTCTGGCCGGTCCTGCAGTCCAGGCTCGGCCAGGCGTTCAGCGGTGATCCCAACGGCATGATGGAGCTCGCCGACTACGCTGCCGACCGGGACCCGAACTCCGGAAAGTACACCTCCAACACGGCCTTCGCCTTCACCGCGATCAACTGCCTGGATTACCAGATGAATTCCGACCTGGCCGCGATGCGCGCCGATTCCCAGGCACTCCAGGCGGCCTCACCGACCTTCGGGAAGTACCTCGGCTACTCCGCGGCCACCTGCAAGAACTGGCCTTACACCTCGAGCGTGCAGCCCAAGCCGATCAGCGCCGAGGGCGCCGGGCCGATCGTGGTCATCGGCACCACCCGGGACCCGGCCACCCCTTACGCCTGGGCCCAGGCGCTGCGCCAACAGCTCGCTTCCGGAGTCCTGGTCACCTGGAACGGCGATGGGCACACCGCCTACGGCCGGTCCAATGCCTGCGTGCAGAATGCGGTCGACGACTACTTCGTCGACGGCAAAACGCCGTCGGACGGCCTCACCTGCTGA
- a CDS encoding DUF2516 family protein — protein sequence MNIAGTIGFLIMLLAGLVGLGIQIWALVDCLMARPADFERADKRTKSFWLAITGVSVLVGILYTIGAGIGFTLLLMLAGCVGAGTYLADVRPAVRAMRGGGRPQNPYNSW from the coding sequence GTGAATATTGCGGGGACCATCGGGTTTTTGATCATGCTGTTGGCCGGCCTGGTCGGCTTGGGCATCCAGATTTGGGCGCTGGTCGATTGCCTGATGGCGCGGCCGGCCGACTTCGAGCGCGCGGACAAGCGGACCAAATCGTTCTGGTTGGCGATCACCGGGGTCTCCGTGCTGGTCGGCATCCTCTACACGATCGGTGCCGGGATCGGCTTCACCTTGCTGCTGATGCTGGCCGGTTGCGTGGGGGCCGGAACCTATTTGGCGGATGTGCGCCCCGCAGTCCGCGCAATGCGTGGCGGCGGCCGCCCGCAGAACCCTTACAACTCCTGGTGA
- a CDS encoding DNA polymerase III subunit delta', whose amino-acid sequence MSVWNELQGQEPVVAQLRRAALEQAPAHAWLFTGPPGSGRSNAARAFAATLVCEQEDPANRGCGVCHSCHTVMAGTHSDVTFVATEKTTISIDEARELVTKAQDRPASARWRIIIVGDADRMLERTTNVLLKAIEEPPPRTVWILCAPSPADVLVTIRSRCRMVTLRVPPVQDVAQLLVDRDGVEPALALASARAAQSHVGIARRLAQDEGARSRREAIVKLPLGLRGVSEAVRAAGSLVELATAEAAASNEQRDVLEKEQLLRSLGAPETGTLPPSIRSQVRQLEEDQKRRSKRSVTDTLDRALTDLISFYRDVMLIQISANRASDDELVNAGMRPQLAEFAARGTAEQTLSRIESINEVRRRIVGSNVAPLLAIEAMTVSLL is encoded by the coding sequence ATGAGTGTCTGGAACGAACTGCAAGGCCAGGAGCCGGTCGTGGCACAGCTGCGCCGGGCCGCGCTGGAACAGGCCCCGGCACACGCCTGGTTGTTCACCGGCCCGCCCGGCTCCGGCCGCTCGAATGCCGCCCGGGCCTTCGCCGCCACCCTGGTCTGCGAACAGGAAGATCCGGCGAACCGCGGCTGCGGCGTCTGCCACTCCTGCCATACCGTGATGGCCGGAACGCACTCCGATGTCACCTTCGTGGCCACCGAAAAGACCACGATCAGCATCGACGAAGCCCGCGAACTGGTGACCAAAGCGCAAGACCGGCCGGCTTCTGCGCGATGGCGGATCATCATCGTCGGCGATGCCGACCGGATGTTGGAGCGGACCACCAATGTCCTGCTCAAAGCCATCGAAGAGCCTCCGCCGCGTACCGTGTGGATCCTCTGCGCGCCGAGCCCGGCAGATGTGCTGGTGACCATCCGGTCCCGGTGCCGGATGGTCACCCTGCGCGTTCCTCCGGTGCAGGACGTGGCCCAGCTGCTGGTCGATCGGGACGGCGTGGAGCCGGCCTTGGCCTTGGCTTCCGCCCGGGCCGCGCAGAGCCATGTGGGCATTGCGCGCCGGCTCGCCCAGGATGAGGGGGCGCGGAGCCGCCGGGAAGCGATCGTGAAACTCCCGCTGGGCCTGCGCGGTGTCTCCGAGGCGGTGCGGGCTGCCGGTTCCCTGGTGGAACTGGCCACGGCGGAGGCTGCCGCGAGCAACGAACAACGCGACGTGCTCGAAAAAGAGCAGCTGCTGCGTTCTTTGGGCGCCCCGGAAACCGGAACTTTGCCGCCGTCGATCCGCAGCCAAGTGCGGCAGCTCGAAGAAGACCAGAAACGGCGTTCCAAGCGCTCCGTCACAGATACCCTGGACCGGGCGCTGACCGACCTGATTTCGTTCTACCGGGACGTGATGCTGATCCAGATCTCGGCCAACCGGGCCTCGGACGACGAACTCGTCAATGCCGGCATGCGTCCGCAATTGGCGGAATTCGCCGCCCGGGGAACCGCGGAACAGACCCTGTCCCGGATCGAGTCGATCAATGAGGTCAGGCGCCGGATTGTGGGCAGCAATGTCGCCCCGCTCTTGGCCATCGAGGCGATGACGGTAAGTTTGTTGTAA
- the phnE gene encoding phosphonate ABC transporter, permease protein PhnE, translated as MATTGLSAPPTRDRPEPAVERRLLPRPSGRSIGVAAILLGLLAAGIVAVGALGISGPRIISSLDKIGKFLARSVPLDFSDPGLLAELTLKTLAVVISGTLFATVLSIPLAYLAARNTSPHPGLRWLARGIIVLARSIPEVILLIILVTLMALGALPAVVAIGLHSVGMIGKLFADAIEQIDEGPRTAIRAAGGGRMQEFVSGVLPQVLPSWVATVLHRNDINLRASAILGVVGMPGLGYELYTAILRLDYPRALAAAVILFLLCVAMEIIATLLRSMILGRPSGGRSLGARISRHAVAAPRRSGAAGLPGGAATRLSAPWNARRVQINVIGWLALAVLVWALWYAQINWRDVIDVWARIPERVSALFPLSFGDTPAPKMLGLVWETVYIALAGTLIAVLFSVPIGSFAARNVALNGAVHKSFRLVLLLVRGIPELLLAIILILATGFGPIAGAFALGLGGIGLLGKLLADSLEEVNPGPETALKATGARRGQIYASATFPQATPAFVGHIFYMLDSNVRAATVLGVVGGGGVGFVMFESASRSQYNVVFTIALMILAIVLVIEGVSMWLRKALAG; from the coding sequence GTGGCGACGACTGGACTGAGTGCGCCACCGACCCGGGACCGGCCGGAGCCGGCCGTCGAGCGCCGGCTGCTGCCCAGGCCTTCGGGCCGGTCGATCGGCGTCGCGGCGATCCTGCTCGGCTTGTTGGCCGCCGGAATCGTCGCCGTCGGTGCGCTGGGCATTTCTGGCCCGCGGATCATTTCCAGCCTGGACAAGATCGGAAAGTTCCTGGCCCGTTCGGTGCCGCTCGATTTCTCCGATCCGGGGCTTTTGGCCGAGCTGACCCTGAAAACCCTCGCCGTGGTGATCAGCGGCACCCTGTTCGCCACGGTGCTCTCGATCCCGCTGGCCTATTTGGCCGCCCGGAACACGTCGCCGCATCCGGGCCTGCGCTGGCTCGCCCGCGGGATCATCGTGCTGGCGCGTTCCATCCCGGAAGTCATCCTGCTGATCATCCTGGTGACCTTGATGGCCTTGGGCGCGCTGCCGGCCGTGGTGGCGATCGGCTTGCACTCGGTGGGCATGATCGGCAAGCTCTTCGCCGATGCGATCGAGCAGATCGACGAAGGCCCCAGGACCGCGATCCGCGCCGCCGGCGGCGGACGGATGCAGGAATTCGTCTCCGGGGTACTGCCGCAGGTACTGCCGTCTTGGGTGGCCACCGTGCTGCACCGCAATGACATCAACCTCCGGGCTTCGGCGATCCTGGGTGTGGTGGGTATGCCCGGTCTGGGCTATGAGCTGTACACCGCGATCCTGCGACTCGACTATCCGCGGGCCCTGGCCGCCGCGGTGATCCTGTTCCTGCTATGCGTTGCGATGGAAATCATCGCTACGCTGTTGCGGTCGATGATCCTGGGCCGTCCGTCCGGCGGGCGCTCCCTCGGCGCCCGGATCTCCCGGCACGCAGTCGCCGCACCGCGGCGGTCCGGAGCCGCGGGACTGCCCGGCGGCGCGGCAACCCGGTTGAGTGCGCCCTGGAACGCGCGCCGCGTCCAGATCAATGTGATCGGTTGGCTGGCGCTCGCAGTGCTGGTTTGGGCGCTCTGGTACGCGCAGATCAATTGGCGCGACGTGATCGACGTCTGGGCGAGGATCCCGGAACGGGTCTCCGCGCTCTTCCCCCTGTCATTCGGGGACACCCCGGCGCCGAAGATGCTGGGTCTGGTCTGGGAAACCGTCTACATCGCGTTGGCCGGCACCTTGATCGCAGTGCTGTTCTCGGTGCCGATCGGGTCCTTCGCGGCGCGGAACGTGGCGCTCAACGGCGCGGTGCACAAGTCGTTCCGGCTGGTCCTGCTGCTGGTCCGCGGGATCCCGGAGTTGTTGCTGGCGATCATCTTGATCCTGGCGACCGGCTTTGGCCCGATTGCCGGAGCCTTCGCGCTGGGGCTGGGCGGGATCGGTTTGCTGGGCAAATTGCTGGCGGATTCCCTCGAAGAAGTGAACCCCGGCCCGGAAACCGCGCTCAAAGCCACCGGTGCCCGGCGTGGCCAGATCTACGCTTCGGCGACCTTCCCGCAGGCCACGCCGGCCTTCGTCGGGCATATTTTCTACATGCTCGATTCCAATGTCCGGGCGGCCACCGTGCTCGGCGTGGTGGGTGGCGGCGGCGTCGGGTTCGTGATGTTCGAGTCGGCGAGCCGGAGCCAGTACAACGTGGTTTTCACGATCGCCTTGATGATCCTGGCGATCGTCCTGGTCATCGAGGGCGTTTCGATGTGGTTGCGCAAGGCGCTGGCCGGCTAG